The nucleotide sequence CCTCATTTACTTAAACGAGGTTAACCTTCAGTCAGCATATATTGGAGATTTAAGGACAATCGTTCTAACGTTTATAATACTGTTATGGTCTACAGGAACTTGGTGGATTCCATGGCTCATATATATGGGAATATGGAAGCATGTGATAAACAGAGTACCTCTACTCGTATATGATCCACAGTTCTGGGGGGCTGTATTCCCTATGGGTATGTACGCTACGTCCTCATTCTTACTTATAAGATATGTTAATCTCAATATCCCAATGCTAATTCCAGATATATTTATCCTTGTGGGATCAGTTGCACTAGTATATCAAACTTCATTAATGTTATACAATGTGGTCAAAAAGTTGGTAGATTAGAGTAGTATCAAACTGTTAGGTTTTCTCGCTAGAATATTTAATGCTTAAGAGGTAAACAAGTGGATCATAGTTGTAGCTTAAGCATAAGTTTCAGAAACCTCATCACTAGGGAGTAACATATATAGCCACAAGGATTTAGAACACTACTTTTCACATGACTACCCTGTATCTACGTAAAGGTAAGCAATCACAGATGTTCCATTATGTAGTCAAAAACATTTATTTCAAGTAATGCCAGTATCATATTATGTCTAGTTATCAAAATTTTTTATCAAGTCTGCTATCCTGTAGTAAGTGCCCCAGGTTAGTACAGCATAGGAATTCCTTTCCACAAAACTATTGGAGGAAACCAGTTCCTCCCAATGGTGACCTTCGTTCCAGAATTGTGATTGTCGGCTTGGCGCCTGCGGGAAATGGAGGTAACCGTACAGGAAGGGTATTTACGGGGGACGAAAGCTCAAACAACCTCACTAAAGCTCTCTACGACACTGGACTAGCAAATCAACCATATTCTGTATCGCGTGATGATGGACTAAAACTTAATGATGTGTACATAACTGCAGTGGTAAAGTGTGTTCCACCTGAGAATAAGCCCACTACAGGAGAAATCAGAAATTGTATGTCGTACCTTGAGGAAGAGACA is from Sulfolobus acidocaldarius DSM 639 and encodes:
- a CDS encoding uracil-DNA glycosylase, giving the protein MSSYQNFLSSLLSCSKCPRLVQHRNSFPQNYWRKPVPPNGDLRSRIVIVGLAPAGNGGNRTGRVFTGDESSNNLTKALYDTGLANQPYSVSRDDGLKLNDVYITAVVKCVPPENKPTTGEIRNCMSYLEEETRMLTEAKVYVALGKVAWDSLINLFKSKGYELNGDRKFSHGKIVKLVKDGNIVYLIGSYHPSPRNVRTRRLTIEMLEEIFETAKSLL